A DNA window from Cloacibacillus sp. An23 contains the following coding sequences:
- a CDS encoding protein-ADP-ribose hydrolase codes for MEQEARLAYLIKYLAAERGAELSEIPRGGEGRRLLRSLMNVRPPEPVSDEFLRVQDEFLAEERERRGVVDWRALQPEPCGLYLWRGDITRLRAEAIVNAANGAVLGCFVPCHGCIDNAIHSAAGVQLRLECAELMRAQGRDEPPGRAKITRGWNLPARYVIHTVGPIVRGEPGEESRALLASCYRSCLALASERGVGSIAFCCISTGEYGYPNEEAARIAVAEVKKFLAERNSAMKVIFNVFKEIDYDIYKRLLR; via the coding sequence ATGGAACAGGAGGCGCGTCTTGCTTATCTCATAAAATATCTCGCGGCGGAGCGCGGCGCGGAGCTTTCGGAAATCCCGCGCGGCGGCGAGGGGCGGCGGCTCCTGCGCTCGCTGATGAACGTGCGCCCGCCCGAGCCGGTATCCGATGAATTTCTGCGCGTGCAGGACGAGTTCCTTGCGGAAGAGCGCGAGAGGCGCGGCGTCGTGGACTGGCGCGCTCTCCAGCCCGAGCCCTGCGGCCTTTATCTATGGCGCGGGGACATAACGCGGCTGCGCGCAGAGGCGATAGTCAACGCGGCGAACGGCGCGGTGCTCGGCTGCTTCGTCCCGTGCCACGGCTGCATAGACAACGCGATACACTCCGCGGCCGGCGTTCAGCTTCGTCTCGAATGCGCGGAGCTGATGCGCGCGCAGGGCCGCGACGAGCCGCCCGGGCGCGCGAAGATAACGCGCGGCTGGAACCTTCCGGCCCGTTACGTAATACACACAGTCGGCCCGATAGTGCGCGGCGAGCCCGGCGAAGAGAGCCGCGCGCTGCTCGCCTCCTGCTACCGCTCATGCCTCGCGCTCGCCTCGGAACGCGGCGTAGGGAGCATAGCCTTCTGCTGCATATCGACCGGCGAGTACGGTTACCCGAACGAAGAGGCGGCGCGCATCGCCGTCGCCGAGGTCAAAAAATTTCTCGCGGAGCGCAATTCCGCGATGAAGGTGATTTTCAATGTTTTCAAAGAAATCGACTACGACATTTACAAAAGACTGCTGCGATAA
- a CDS encoding NAD(P)-dependent oxidoreductase produces the protein MKIAVICANGKAGKLIAEEAVKRGHDVTAIVRGENRSAAPKAVIRDVFDITAGDLKGFDAVADAFGAWTPETLPQHVTSLARICGAMSGSPSRLYIVGGAGSLYTDAEHKTRVMDAPDFPDVFKPLASNMGAALDALRARRDVKWTYLSPAADFRAEGERTGKYKFAGEEFTTNAKGESFISYADYAAAMLDVIESGKYENERISVYAE, from the coding sequence ATGAAGATAGCTGTTATATGCGCGAACGGAAAAGCTGGAAAACTTATCGCGGAAGAAGCCGTGAAGCGCGGCCACGACGTCACGGCGATAGTGCGCGGCGAAAACAGGAGCGCCGCGCCGAAGGCGGTCATCAGGGATGTTTTCGACATCACTGCGGGCGACCTCAAAGGCTTCGACGCGGTGGCAGACGCCTTCGGGGCGTGGACGCCCGAGACTCTGCCGCAGCACGTGACCTCGCTCGCCCGCATCTGCGGCGCGATGAGCGGCTCGCCCTCGCGCCTCTACATCGTCGGCGGAGCGGGAAGCCTCTACACCGACGCGGAGCACAAGACGCGCGTGATGGACGCGCCGGACTTCCCCGACGTTTTCAAGCCGCTCGCCTCGAACATGGGCGCGGCTCTCGACGCGCTGCGCGCGCGCCGCGACGTGAAGTGGACCTATCTCAGCCCCGCGGCCGATTTCCGCGCCGAGGGCGAACGCACGGGAAAATATAAGTTCGCGGGCGAAGAGTTCACGACGAACGCGAAGGGCGAGAGCTTCATCAGCTACGCCGACTACGCTGCGGCGATGCTCGACGTCATAGAGAGCGGCAAATACGAGAACGAGCGCATCTCTGTCTACGCGGAGTAA